A stretch of the Hydra vulgaris chromosome 09, alternate assembly HydraT2T_AEP genome encodes the following:
- the LOC100205979 gene encoding iron-sulfur cluster assembly 2 homolog, mitochondrial: MFKLTQRTFKSFDWLLIKKPSQRLCSVLSQVPNLNIDNSCVERLKSIISNDNFLRVLVEGGGCSGFQYKFEIDNKIDPAEDMIFEKDNAKVVADKESVKILNGATIEYHTDLIRAGFRVSNIPKAEKSCSCGVSFSIKL; encoded by the coding sequence ATGTTTAAACTAACGCAgagaacatttaaaagttttgactggcttttaattaaaaaaccaagTCAGCGATTATGTTCAGTTTTATCTCAAGTTCccaatttaaatattgataactCTTGTGTAGAaagattaaaaagtattataagtaatgacaattttttgagAGTTCTTGTTGAAGGTGGAGGCTGTTCAGggtttcaatataaatttgaaattgataataaaattgatcCTGCAGAGGatatgatttttgaaaaagacaatGCTAAAGTTGTAGCTGACAAAGAatctgttaaaatattaaatggagCTACCATCGAATATCATACTGACCTTATTCGAGCTGGTTTTCGCGTTTCAAATATACCTAAGGCAGAAAAAAGCTGTTCATGTGgagtttcattttcaataaagttataa
- the LOC100209528 gene encoding cyclin-dependent kinase 2-interacting protein codes for MQTPTNKDSKLHSKLISPMRTPDLLQKPLVDSTVKRRVSDVCVSFHKCIQQWESDNLLSFNTASTLCNLYSQWNFFDEEEEKIEELSESLQRKYYVKVALQREDLLKQLKGHRLKLKINIEKLTSLVDSLKVIYYMSAASVQTLQQNEPENMPVVFTTWTPKMFYINAKLILNMYTKEYLLKERLFDHFFAFRLKKNETTKVGILTQCISIWLHQPYIEPKIKFLLDSMLVEAELK; via the coding sequence atGCAAACCCCTACAAATAAGGATTCAAAATTACACAGTAAGTTGATATCACCAATGCGTACTCCTGATTTATTGCAGAAACCATTAGTTGACAGCACAGTTAAGCGGAGAGTGTCTGATGTATGCGTATCTTTTCATAAATGTATACAACAATGGGAATCAGATAAtctattaagttttaatacagcAAGTACTCTATGCAACTTATACAGTCAGTGGAACTTTTTTGATGAGGAGGAAGAAAAGATTGAAGAGCTTTCAGAATCTTTACAACGAAAATACTATGTTAAGGTTGCACTACAACGTGAAGATTTGCTAAAGCAGCTAAAAGGACATCGTTTAaagttaaagataaatattgaaaagttaACTTCACTTGTGGATagcttaaaagtaatttattacaTGAGTGCAGCTTCTGTACAAACACTCCAACAGAATGAGCCAGAAAATATGCCTGTTGTTTTTACAACATGGACTCCTaagatgttttatataaatgctaaactaattttaaacatGTACACTAAGGAATATTTGCTAAAGGAGCGTctttttgaccatttttttgcttttcgattaaaaaaaaatgaaaccacAAAAGTTGGAATTTTGACTCAATGCATTAGTATTTGGCTTCACCAACCTTATATCGAAccaaagataaaatttttgctAGATTCAATGCTTGTAGAAGCTGAACTAAAATAA